A region of the Coffea eugenioides isolate CCC68of unplaced genomic scaffold, Ceug_1.0 ScVebR1_132;HRSCAF=557, whole genome shotgun sequence genome:
AGAGGTGACATTTGATTCTTTCGATGGAAAAAACAAAGTAgagaaaaccaagaaaaggaaaacctaAAATAGCCCATTTTGTCTCAAAAGAAAGTATAAATTTCCACGTGGAGGCCTACCTGTGTTGGAGGGATAAGTACGGAGTTAACGGATAAACCCGCATGAAAGCAATTTATAGGAGATCCACAAAGAACCCACGTTCAGCCAATTGGTGACAGAACGAGGCCACTGTGGACCTTAAACCCAGAGTAAAGACCCCATGATCTTCTGATGTGGGATGGTGACCCAACCCATATGGGGATTATCTTGATATTTTACAGTTTTGAGCCATATATTTACAGAATTTTATACAATGATTTAAGGAGAGAGCTTGTACAAAATTATTTTCGTGTCCTGTTAGCTTTGATTGTCTTTAATACGTGTTATGGAGAACCCCACTCGGAGGCAAGTAATCACGTAATAATGAAGTGATTAATGGCTTTGCTACATTTACTCATTTTTCTAAACTGCTAATATTCCTCTGTCTATTGAATTcttttcaattttgctttttgtCCAAGTATTTTGTACAAACTGTATTTTTTTCAAACGACACCTCTTAAAATCTCCTCCTTTTTCCTCTAGAATCCTTCTATAACTTTAACatgtttcttcttttcttagcttaacatccattcttcttttcttcaaattaactaatttcgTTGGATTTATGTAATTTTTGACCCTTTTTCCTCTCTGAATTAATGGGTTCATGGGGGGCGATTGGAAGGATTTTAGACATGCGTAGACATGACAAGTAAGAGATATTTGTGAAGGAATTTCTTGGTCACCACATCTCATTTTTCAGTTTCATAAAAACCAACTTCATGGTGCGCAGAGTGGTGATTTAGAACATTTGAGGCTGATCATTGGGTCAGTGGCTTTTCATTGTCGtttgttatttgaattgttGTATTTGATTTGGATTGTGAGTCCTCCATTATTTTTAATAGTAGTTATTTAGTAACTTCATAGTGGATTGTTTCTTTGTCGCTTGGTTATGTTGACATAGGCATAGAAGAGCAATAGTTTTGCATTGGTCAACAAAATGTAAGACCATAGAAGAAATAGCAAGTGGAGATCTTTAGCTGCATGGAGATTCTCGCTGATCAACAAGCTAGCAATGTTGTCTTAAATAGAACAAAGAACTCAAAGATAGCAGACTTTGATATTTTCAGACTTTTGGCAGTGGATAGAAAAGCGAGATGGATAATCGCGGAGACATAATGAATTCTTCACTGATAATCTTGTATTACATTATCGCAAAAAACTAACTTAATTTTGAGCCTCTTAAATGTGGTCAGATTATTTACGCCAACATTCCTTTCATTATGACATATATATTAACGAATCAGGATCTCGCAGGCTAGAAGTGATACCATCACCTAACCGTTcttgaaatgaaaaagaaacgTGAAAGACAAAAGCCGAATTGCTAACTGTAtagttattttttattcatgTGATTTTCGTGTTTTAGTTAATCCTCAGGAATTTCTCTTTTCAGAGTTATGGATTATCAGTTGCCATCATCTTAAACCATTTCTGAATAAATTAACACTTGCTATGTTTCCATTGCAGTTAATTGGTTCCATAATTGATCATATATATATTCAGTTACGGCCTTTTAGAATTACATAGCTTTCAGTACATGTTGCATGGCCATTTTTATGAAAAGTCAGAAGTGTTCAGTTTCAATGTCTATCATTTAAAAATATTCAGCACTATATTTAGCATTTAgtactaatattttttttttttttttaacttttgatCACTCTGGCAAGAAAACATATTTAGCCTAATCATGATAGAGATAATTCATTTATTTCTCTAATACAGTCCATGGCTTAAATGTCAATGGTTTTGAAATCCAAACCCTTTCCCATAATCTACACGTCCTAGTTTCTAACTCAGAGGAAAAGTCCAATACTGATTATTTTACTGCTGCTTCAATTTATCAAAACACTTTGCCAAAGTAATCTCTTTGATTTATTCAGTACTAATGTTCAAAGTACATGCGAATGTGCAGCTACTAAACAAAATTTGTGCTAAATTTTTTGGAGTATatttgaaatcattttcaagAGATTTAGTTTTATGTTCTAATAGTAAATATgtagaaaattcactaaaataaaacatataaacaaataattatttagtaataattcatAACCATAATTAGTAATAGCTAATAAAAATTAAGAtttactaaataataataagaaataCATATTAGTTGAAAGAAGGGTATACGAAAGTTGAAATTGGGTAATTATCAAGGATAATTAAGAAAGAATATAAAGTAACACAAAAAGGTTTACATCTAACCCTTCTTTCTCcctttatatatagtatagatatTCGGTGTAAATCAAACGCATGAGTTTCGGATCAAGCATGCCATTTTACATTACAAAAACCATCAGTGTAACCATTAAAAACGGAAAATCATAGCCACCATAACTTTTCAACTTCATCAAAACATACAAAGTCAAACCACGAGGACACTATTTTCTTTTTGATAACGATAATAATTATATAATCTATTTTATCTTAATTTATAGGGCAGAAAGAGTCTAAGGAGACTTGTGTATTAGGGGTTAGAAGATATGCAAATCTGACTAGATCAAAGGAATGCTATGACGTcattcttaaatttttttgttataagtgagatttgaacctctatttACAGTCCAATTCAAAGAGCGACTTAAGTCCCTTTCTTGGTGGCCACTGAGCGAAGGAACTCGTGGGGATTTACAAGAAGGCCAGGGAGGACAGAAAACAATAATTGTGTCGATAGGAACAATAAATGTTTTTAAACCTTGATGCCTTAACAAAGTGGGTTTACTGAAGCTTAGAATGGAAGTGCTCAGAACTATGCTATGTTAATTTATGTTAAACAGAACTATGCtgttgtcctttttttttttttttttttttgcattttccaaTAATTACAGTCCCTTGTTGACGTGACATGTGCCCATGTTCCTAGCAATAGCTTTTTTGTAACCAGGGAATTCAAGGGGGATATTAATAGCCTGATAATTCAATATAATGTGCCAGATTATGAattctccttttgttttctttggataGAGACTAATTTCAAGCATACAAGTTAGTCTTTACAGTGATGGAAGGAACATTTTCCACCGCACAACCGAAGCAGATATGTATGTCATCATCATGTTCAACGTACAGACGGATTCCAGAGGGATGGTGATGCCGCGGAAGAGCATGGTTTCATTTTCAGGCTACAGAAAACTTTAGAGGATTGTTGGTGAGATTAATACATCAACCACTATGCTAATTAATCCGACTTTAAATTTACCAGCTACCATTGTCTAAAAGTGGACCATTCATTTATGAGTGGATAAGACTTCAGTATGTATAGAGGAATTGTACTTGTCTGAAGACTTTTCTTAGTGAACATGTCAAATGAATTGTCAAGTATTTGATTCAGTGGCCACAAAAAAGGAATTAACTTCCTCTTTGAATTATAAGTCAGGCGTTTAAATCTCACATACagtgaaaaattcaaaagaggtGTCAGATCACCCTTTGGTCTAGTTAGGTTTTTATACCTATTAGCCCCTTAGACACAGTCTCTTTAGCCTCCCCTCCCTTTTGATTATGATAGATTAGGTTATAAAAATGTCGTtatcgtaaaaaaaaaaaaaacttgtaggTGATCCCTAAGATGCTGGAAAATGGGATGTACTCTATTACAGGGGAAACGTCCAAATACTAGATTCGGATTGTTTGTGGTCGAGATTAGTTCGGTCGAGTTTGGGCTGATCTCGGCTGTTAATTTGATTTGCATGTGTTTGAATAGGAGAGTGTttagaaatattatttgaaataatactattatatttttttttattgatgtaATGCATGTGAGATGAACAtgtgattaaaaaataaaaatttactaAAACATATGTTTGTGATATAAGCAAaatattttttgctaaaaaaattGATACCCAAACAAATCCACTAAAGAATCTGCAAGTGCATGGTTATATTTTACTAGTACTAGTATAATGGAGTCATTACACCGTAGACTactgtttttttttaatccttctCCAAATCATTGAAGTCAATAATAAAGATCATTTTAATAATACATGCTTCGATCTAAAccatatattattattattattattattattattattttctagcaGAGAGGGgtgaaattaaaaaataaagtgGAAGATTAAAATCCAGAACCTCTAGATTCTAGGGTCTCAACTTTAACTAATAGACTAAGACCTCCTCGATAAATAGCCAAGACCCTTATCATTAGGCCATTTGTGTGCCTGCatagggagagggagagagaggtagaatttaaaaaataaagaggGAGAAGGGCGAGTTTCAATCCTATCTACACAAACATATCTCCCTTTCCAATTAAGCAGGTTGTCCCTAATGTATAACATTTGATATTTATTTTGGTTCCCATGTTTCACAGTCAAGACAATTGGCCTTTCCTTTTGCTGTGGTTCCCTTTGTTTTAATATGAGAATATTTGTTCTCCATTTTTGGCCTTTGCTTATTAAGGCAAACGATATGCTAAAGTGACATGTTCAGAAACACAAAGGACGTgcgtattgatgttttaaacgTTACACTAGTACTAAAAAACGTGAACAAGTACAAAGGTAAAATATGGAAATACGATGAATCATATTAAGATACGATGTTAGTACTAGCTAACTATACTGTAACTTGACGAATCCCCAAATACTGTAACTATACCAAGTTTGTTTGGTAACTAGGTGGGTGCAAATGCAATGAATTTGAGTTGTCTTTTTCATAGTACAGCAATAAGTATTTGATAATGACTGTACCGTGCCTCTTGTATATTTTTTCCAGGCAAATTAAACGGATAGTTTTTAAGATTTTGTCATGATTAACAGTTTTTCTTTGCTTCCACTTTGAAAGCTACTCTTGTTTTCTTTGCTCCAAAGACATCATGAGCTCAAAGAAAACTGTTATTAGGCTAATGTTGAAGATTGATGGAAGAATCAAATGAAACTGGATGCTTAATTTGTCATTTTACAGGACGCTTCTCCGAATGGTTTAGTGCAACAATTTCATTATTAACCTTATGCATAGCTGCCATGTGTTCATCCTTTTGACAAGTCATGAAGAAAACTGAAAAACAGACAATATAAACAAGGAAAGAAGTACAGAAACTTAGACTACCAACACATTGCAAATTCGAAAGCTTTAATACATAAAACCACACTAATAAAGCCACCTAACAAAATAATCACAGGAATAGaagcttttttgtttttcccttattttttcttcttttcaaactTAACACAGCAGAAAGATATGCTTCTTACTCACCTACCACCGGAGAGAAGAGAGTCTGCTACAGAATGTGAAAAACATTTGTCTTTGGAAGATGCAAATGATGATGTAATATCTTCAAAACCACTAGGATAGGCAAAGCCAAGACCAACAGCAGAAATGCCCGTGGCCAATAATGATAAATCTGGCAGGCTAGCTGATCCCTCCAAGTACAACAGAACTTGCCTCATACTTGGTCTAAGTTTGGGTTCTGAATGAGAGCATAACAAGCCCAGTTTCAGCACCAGCTCTGCTTCCTCTTTCATATACTCAGTACCCAAGTTTTGATCAACTGCCTGGAGAATATCGCCTGATTTCCAGAACGAAAATACCCAATCAACCAAAATGACATTCTCTGCTGGTGCTACTCGGGGTTCTATTGGCCTTCTTCCACAGCCAACCTCTAGTAAAAAGGCCCCAAAAGCATATACATCAGTGCTCGTTGTGGCCCTCCCAGTCCTATTATGCTCAGGGGCAAGGTAGCCAAGAGATCCCGCTACATGGGTGCTTTGAGGGAGAGTTCCATGATCATATAGCCTTGCCAGGCCGAAATCTCCTAGTCTTCCATTCAGTTCACAATCTAGCAATACATTACTGGCTTTTACATCTCGGTGGATCACTACTTGCTCCCATTCTTCGTGTAGATAGAGTAATCCTAATGCTACACCTTTGATGACTCGAAATCTTTGGCTCCAGTTAAGAGTGTACTTTGGTTGGGTACAAAAACCTGTCCAGACTACCATTGGACATGAACTCATATACCAAAAGTAACTCTCCTTCACGCCGACAATAACCCAAGAACGGTACTAAATTTCTATGGCGTAAGCGACCAATACTGACGATTCTGCAACAAATCCTCTCATTCCCTGTCTTGCTTGATGAGAGACCTTCTTGACAGCAACCTCAACCATGTTTGTTGGCAAAACGCCTTTGTAGACCCCCCCTCCCCTAACAGCTGTTTCTCTGTAAACCCCTTGGTGGCAATGTATAAATCTTTGTACTTGAACCTGTGAGGCCCATAGGCAAGTTCCCATTCTTCCAGCACTTCTGCAAACTTCCACTTCCTCCTTAAATAATAAGCTACACCAAAAGCTATAATCAACAGCCAAAGTAAGGAAAGCAAGGGCAATCCCACGATGAAAAATTTAGAAACTTTCTTAGGTCCAGACCTGGGTAGCTTGGGCAGCCTAGAGATATCAAGCGCTTGCGCATCACCATTCATCTTGAAGCTCCATCCCAGTACAAAACAAGTTAACCCTATGTCGAGTGGACTGCTGGATTCAGAAAAGCCAACATACATGGTTTGCTGTAAAATTGGCGAAAGATCATATGACAAAGACAAAAGAGGAGTATTTGGTTTAGCAGCAGCTATTGGAGCTAATGTAACATCGATTCTCCCATCCACCCCATCGTATTCCACCCAGAGTTGCATCCGTTGGCCGCTGCTAAGAGTTAAGTTGTCAAATGAATTCCTGTTATTAGATTGGTAACTTGCTGGCCGGGACACCGTCGAATTCACAGAGTTAATATCAATGCCGACATGGTTGTCATTGATATCTGCAAATTCGTGGTCTTGGAAAGTGTCAAGCTCCACTGCAAAAAAGTGATTTGTTCCACTTCCAGTGGTGCTGCCATCGTAGAGCCCCATGAACTTTGTGGAGGGCCCTCGTGTAACGATTCTTGTTGGTGCAATCACGAAAACCATTCCCGGACTGACCACGCCTGAGACTTCAGGTACCATAGCAAACACAAATTGGGTGGAAAAGGAGAAAGCTGAACCATTAGATGTGCTCTTGAAATTGATGGGATTAGGATAGAAGGCATGCCCCGTCTGTAATTTGGTGGTGTTGGTTATCCGCAGGAGGCCATTATTGGTGACTGTGGCTAATCCATACAGGCTTAGATGTGATGATTGAAATCCTTGATAGATGAACGCAACATCGTTGGAAGCTGCCGCACCAGCTGCGATGTGAGCTAGAAAGTAGGCTAAGATTGCTGTTAGAAATCTGAATGACATGGCTCTATGACTTGGATGCCAATTGTTAATTGTGTTGCCTATATCTTACTATCTAGCGTTGCGTTTTCTTCGCACACCATTTGAGTTTCACATACATTACTTTGACTGCTTTTTAGTTAATACGGTGGTTGTATACACTAGATTGTCCGATGTACAATAAAACAACGCTTTCAAATAACAGTTTAGGCAACGGGTCCAGATACATGACAATTAATTTTAACTTATGTTTGAACTTGAAATTTTCTACATGTATTATGCATTCACTATTGTTActatagaaaagattaatcctataaataaattatttcataTATTTGTTTATAATACAAATGATTGTACACTATACTTTATAGCACGTACATCATTTACACCAATATCAACCATAGTATCACGCGTTACTCATTAAGTCTGTGAAAAAAGTTGAATAAAGAGTATGAATAGCATTGCCCAACAAATATCTAGATTTTACAGTACTAAAGCTTTAGTTTTCAAGAAAGTGAAGTTTGGGACACTCAAAAAACTTGTGATCCCTTTTTCCGCCACAATTCTCTTTGACTCTTCCCGTTTTGTCCTTTCTATGATACAAGTTCCTTAATTTCTAAAACCTACCACCTTATAAAGCAACCACAAACTACTGCGAGGTACCATTGTCAAGGTGGGTGAACAAACTAAATGGGCTAGTTTCAAATATGAGAGGTGCCCGGATTTTTGTTATAAGTGTGGTATCATTGGACACAGTGAGAGAAATTGTCAGAGGCAAGATGACAAGGGGGTGGGGAAAAAGGATAATCAATATGGCCCTTGACTAAGGGCAGGCAATGTGAGGAGTTCCCAGCACAAGCAACAAGTTGGTACGGTGTACAACCCCCAAAAACATCACTGGAGACTTCAAGATGGGGAGTGGAGGGAGCAAAGGCAATCAGAGGGCCCGGAAAAAGCCTTGGAAACTCAACTTGACAATGTAAGTGGTCTAGCTAGGAAGCTTGTGGCTGATATGGGGTTGGTGACAAGCAGTGTCAGGGGCCAGGATGGCCAGGAGAGTGGTGTGATAGGAGATATGAGAGTACACTCAGAGAAGCTTAATGAATCTGGTAGCAAAGTGGGTTCGGAGTTCACGGAAATTCTGCACATAGGACAATCAAAGGAGGGTAATCTGGAACCCAAATTGCCGAGCTCATATGAGGGGATATCTCAACCAGAAGAATAGCTCACAGTAAAACCAGCCTCTGAAGGTCCAATGATGTAGGATGAACAAGTTAACTTGATAATCCAAATCCCATGGGATGAAGGACAGAAGGATGAAACACCAGGTGCTGCAACTATGAATATAACTGTTGAGGGTGGACCAAAGATGAAAGAAGCTTTGGTTAAACAGTCCAGACGAATCCAGAGAACCCTAAGATCCCTAAGGACACCTAAGCAACCAAAGGAAAAAGTGCACATCAACACAGTTAGGGAAAGGAAAGCTGGGAAAAGGAAAGGGTTCAAGGGGGAACTTGATATGGATATTGATGAGGACACCATACAGGAGGGTAAGAGGAGCAAGGTGGATCTTATGGGTAACTTGATCGCTGCTATGGAGgaaggggaggggtccaaccctttATAGACCCCAATGGCTAAATGAGAGTCCTGGTGTGGAATTGTCAAGGAGTcgggagccccttgacaattccctAGTTGAGAGAGGTGAACAACCTCTCCTCTCCAGACATAGTATTCTTGTGTGAAACCAAAAATAGAAGTAAGTATttggaaaaagtcaaaaatattttgagaTTTGATGAAGCTGTCATCGTGGATGCCATGAACAAGGTAGGAGGGATGGCATTTCTTTGGAGGGAGGAGATTAGGATAAAACAAGTGCTCAAGACTGCCTTTACAATTGAAGCTCAGATCGAGGATAAGGAAAGTAGATGGGATTGGTGGTTTATTTGCATATACGCAAGCAGTGATGATCAAGTTAGGAAACAGCAATGGCAAGTACTCCAAGCTAGGAAAGTTTTGTGGGGAGAAAGATGGATTATGGCCGGTGACTTTAATGACATTGTTTCgaatgaagaaaaatggggTGGAACCTGGAGGGACGAAGGAAGCTTCATGGCATTCAAAAACTTTATCAATGATAATCAGTTGATGGATATTGGTTTTGACGGTCATCCTTGGACCTGGTGTAATAATTGGGAAGGTGCGGGTGAGATAAAACAAAGACTGGATAGAGGTTTATGTAGCTATCCTTGGCTCCAAATTTTTGATAAGGTTAAGTGTAAACACCTAGATTCATTTGCATCAGATCATAGCATGCTGCTTATAGAGACAAATCCAACACAAATCAGGAGAAAGAAGAGGTTCTACTTTGACAAAAGGTGGCTCCAGCGAGATGAGGTCTTGGATATTGTCAAACTGACGTGGGACCAAAGGGACGACGGCTCAAGGATGTTCAAGGTTGTGCAGAAAGTGAAAAGGAGTAGGGTAAATCTATTGAGGTGGAACAGTAAAATCCAAGgcaattcaaaacaaaaaaatagagCAAATCAAGGACCAACTGCAGCAACTAAATCTGAGTGATACTGAGGCGAAGCGAGAGAGGAAGAAGAGTCTTAAGAATGAACTGAAAGAGGCTTATAGAGACGAAGAGATCTACTGGGGTCAAAAAGCAAGGGTGCAATGGCTCAAGGCAGGAGACAAAAATACCAGATTTTTCCATGCCAGTGTGGAGGGGAGAAGGAGGAGGAACAAAGTGGTCAACATCCAAAGAGAGGATGGCACATGGACTAAGAATGAAGATGAGCTCAGTGTAGAGATTGCTAGCTATTATAGAGAACTCTTCAAGACTTCAGACGCAAATGAAATGGAGGAAGTGTTAAATGGTATTCCACACACAATCTCAGGTAGTATGAATGATAACCTAACAAAACCTGTAGACGAAGGGGAGAGTAGATCAGCTCTCTTTTCTATGAATCCGGATAAAGCTCCGGGTATAGATGGAATGCCTcccatttttttccaaaagttttgGAACATAGTTAAAAAGGATTTGGTAGGAGCTGTCCAGACATTCTTCCACACTAGTCATCTGCTCAAGTCTGTAAATCATACAGTCATTTCTCTCATTCCTAAAATTTTGATTCCCATATCCCTTAAGCACTATAGACCTATTAGCTTGTGCATGATAGTATATAAAATCATAGCAAAGATTCTAGCTAATAGGTTGAAGCAGGTTCTTCATTTCTGTATCAGTAAAACTCAGTCAGCTTTTGTTCCTGGGAGGCAAATTTAAGACAATATTATGATTTCACATGAGTTTTTACACTATCTCAAAAACAAACAGCAAGGGAAAGAAGGATTTATGGCTATGAAATTAGATATGTCTAAAACTTATGACAGGGTGGAATGGAGGTTCCTGGAAGCTGTAATGCGGAAAATGGGGTTCAATCACAAATGGAGAAGCTGGATCATGGAGTGCATTTCTATTGCTTCTTACTCGTTCCTGGTTAATGGCGTAGTCAAGGAGTATGTGGTGCCACAAAGGGGCATTAGGCAAGGTGATCAACTGTCACCCTACTTATTCCTCCTATGCTCGGAAGGCTTTTCCAATCTCCTCCAAAAGGCTGCGACTGAGAAAAAAATTGAAGGCATGAGAATCAGCAAGCAGGAACCAAGACtaacccatttattttttgCAGATGACTCTTTGATATTTTGTAAAGCTGATTCCCAGAATGCAGCAGAGCTTAAAAGGTTACTTAACATATATGAAAGAGGAACAGGCCAGCGGATTAACTTGGAAAAATCCTCAGTCATATTCAGCAACAATATGCAGCAGGAAACGAAGGTGGAAGTCAGCCAAGTTCTAGGAAATATCTATGTTGTAAGCCAAGGTAAATACTTGGGTCTCCCAATGGTGGTAACAAGATCTAAACAACAGCTGTTCGGATACATTAAATCCAGTATTCAACAGCGACTAAAAAAGTGGAAAAATAAACTTTTGAGTGCAGCAGGTAAGGAGATTATGCTCAAGTCTGTGGCATTGGCACTGCCAACATACACAATGTCTTGCTTCAAGCTACCTAAAAAATTGTGCAAGGAGATTAACTCCACAATGGCCAACTATTGGTGGGGTGAGGAGAATGGGAAGAACAAGATGCACTGGAAAGCTTGGAACAACATGTCGCGGGACAAGAAGGCAGGTGGCTTAGGCTTCAAGGATTTGGAGGCTTTCAATCTAGCCTTATTGGAAAAGTAGATTTGGAGGCTGATCACTCAACCAAATTTGCTGGTCAGTAGAGTGCTAAAGTCTAGATATCACCCAAAGCAATCTATATTCAAGTGTCAAGTTACTGGGAATGCTTCATGGATTTGGAAAGGACTGATGCGAGCTAGGCTGATGGTTGAAGAAGGAACTTGAAAAAGGATTGGTAATGGCCTGAGTACTAACATTTGGGAGGACAACTGGATTCCTAGGACACCAAATGGAAGAGTGACAACACAGTAGCCACAAGGAGTTAATTTGGTTTAGGTGGCAGACTTGATAGTCCA
Encoded here:
- the LOC113755230 gene encoding L-type lectin-domain containing receptor kinase IV.1-like, producing the protein MVVWTGFCTQPKYTLNWSQRFRVIKGVALGLLYLHEEWEQVVIHRDVKASNVLLDCELNGRLGDFGLARLYDHGTLPQSTHVAGSLGYLAPEHNRTGRATTSTDVYAFGAFLLEVGCGRRPIEPRVAPAENVILVDWVFSFWKSGDILQAVDQNLGTEYMKEEAELVLKLGLLCSHSEPKLRPSMRQVLLYLEGSASLPDLSLLATGISAVGLGFAYPSGFEDITSSFASSKDKCFSHSVADSLLSGVFFMTCQKDEHMAAMHKVNNEIVALNHSEKRPVK
- the LOC113755231 gene encoding L-type lectin-domain containing receptor kinase IV.1-like; the encoded protein is MSFRFLTAILAYFLAHIAAGAAASNDVAFIYQGFQSSHLSLYGLATVTNNGLLRITNTTKLQTGHAFYPNPINFKSTSNGSAFSFSTQFVFAMVPEVSGVVSPGMVFVIAPTRIVTRGPSTKFMGLYDGSTTGSGTNHFFAVELDTFQDHEFADINDNHVGIDINSVNSTVSRPASYQSNNRNSFDNLTLSSGQRMQLWVEYDGVDGRIDVTLAPIAAAKPNTPLLSLSYDLSPILQQTMYVGFSESSSPLDIGLTCFVLGWSFKMNGDAQALDISRLPKLPRSGPKKVSKFFIVGLPLLSLLWLLIIAFGVAYYLRRKWKFAEVLEEWELAYGPHRFKYKDLYIATKGFTEKQLLGEGGSTKAFCQQTWLRLLSRRSLIKQDRE